Below is a window of Flavobacterium sp. CFS9 DNA.
GATCATTATCGTAAATATCTTTTTTCAGTTCAATATTTTTGAAATTCATTTTTTCTAATAAATCAATCATCTCTTTCCCCAGATACTGATTAATTTCGAAGTACAATTGTCCTTTTTCCGAGAGATTTTTCTTTGCCAGTTCAGCAATTTTTCTGTAAAAAATCAAGGCATCATTATCGTCTACAAAAAGAGCAAGATGCGGCTCATAGTCCAAAACATTCTTTTTAATCTCTTGTTTTTCTAAATTCCGTACATAAGGCGGATTTGAAACAATGACATCAAAGTTTTGCTTCAATTCTTCTGCCTCTAAAATATCCTGAAGCATAAAAGTAACATCAACTTTATTTCTGACTGCATTTCTTTTAGCTGTTGCTATTGCTTTTTTTGAAACGTCGATTGCATATACTTCTGCATGGGGAAGATTTTTTGCCAAAGAAA
It encodes the following:
- the prmC gene encoding peptide chain release factor N(5)-glutamine methyltransferase, encoding MKIKQYRTQFIKDLSPFYDAYEAESFFYLILEDKHQLRQIDLALNHELAFSEDDFLIWDFLVLQLKKEVPIQYLLGKTHFYGLDFEVNENVLIPRPETEELVEWIINENSGGTKSKKIKILDIGTGSGCIAISLAKNLPHAEVYAIDVSKKAIATAKRNAVRNKVDVTFMLQDILEAEELKQNFDVIVSNPPYVRNLEKQEIKKNVLDYEPHLALFVDDNDALIFYRKIAELAKKNLSEKGQLYFEINQYLGKEMIDLLEKMNFKNIELKKDIYDNDRMIKGIV